The Ischnura elegans chromosome 1, ioIscEleg1.1, whole genome shotgun sequence genome contains a region encoding:
- the LOC124167336 gene encoding hemolymph lipopolysaccharide-binding protein-like, which translates to MFYPQRVIFILTILTLAHHSFQAAEKGCSDSISRRRYLHFYITVKKNDTGHWLTDYSVEKSSPDFPRQLRVDVKRSSRHELGNEVFQIKGRLSESPLIPNDYHLYPGIGYYKLHTNKVPKFDDAVEMCRGEGGHLAIANSKEEASVFKSLLNAHKIHAVYSGFHDRIQEGQFMTIFGTPLNATGFYTFYPGQPDDHGGNEDCGCFREEGLLCDLPCIRATEFICEYDLTWADDKQ; encoded by the exons ATGTTTTACCCGCAGCGCGTCATTTTCATACTCACAATTTTAACACTGGCTCATCACAGCTTCCAGGCTGCAGAGAAAGGTTGTTCTGATTCAATAAGTCGTAGGAGATATCTGCATTTTTACATCACAGTCAAAAAGAACGATACAGGCCATTGGTTGACGGATTACTCTGTGGAAAAATCCTCTCCCGACTTTCCGAGGCAACTACGCGTTGATGTGAAGCGAAGCTCAAGGCATGAGCTCGGGAATgaagtttttcaaataaaaggAAGGCTATCAG AATCACCACTCATTCCCAATGATTATCATCTTTATCCTGGAATCGGTTATTATAAACTACATACCAATAAAGTACCTAAATTTGATGATGCTGTGGAAATGTGCAGAGGAGAAGGGGGGCACCTAGCAATTGCAAATTCAAAGGAGGAGGCTTCAGTTTTTAAGAGCCTCTTGAATGCACACAAAATCCACGCAGTTTACTCGGGATTCCATGACCGTATTCAAGAGGGGCAATTCATGACAATATTTG GTACACCGTTGAATGCAACTGGATTTTACACGTTCTATCCCGGGCAGCCGGACGACCACGGCGGAAACGAAGATTGCGGCTGTTTCCGTGAGGAGGGGCTCCTCTGCGATCTTCCGTGTATCCGAGCCACGGAATTCATTTGCGAATACGATCTCACTTGGGCTGATGACAAACAATAA